The Treponema pectinovorum genome includes a window with the following:
- a CDS encoding GNA1162 family protein: MKKSIIICFAAVCAAFMLNSCATTTKSAEFAAMYSEKPQVMLIMPPINNTSNVEAKDFFYTTMNVPIAEAGYYVLPPAACYSVMQRESAYDAERFIDGDLKKFRQLFGADVCIFTIIKSWTKSYVGSAVTVEIEYRFKSTKTNEVLYVRDATLICDTSSNAKVGGFGLIGALVNVAADAIKTATTDYVEVAKMCNNNAITDLPVGKYRSNYGADGGESAMPKKIHRSLKK; the protein is encoded by the coding sequence ATGAAAAAATCTATAATCATCTGTTTTGCGGCAGTATGTGCTGCCTTTATGTTAAATTCCTGTGCAACTACAACAAAATCTGCTGAATTTGCAGCTATGTACAGCGAAAAACCTCAAGTTATGTTGATAATGCCGCCTATAAACAATACGAGCAATGTTGAAGCAAAAGACTTTTTTTACACAACAATGAATGTTCCTATTGCAGAAGCTGGGTATTATGTTCTTCCTCCTGCCGCTTGCTATTCTGTAATGCAGAGAGAAAGTGCTTACGATGCAGAAAGATTTATAGATGGCGATTTGAAAAAATTTAGACAACTTTTTGGTGCTGATGTTTGTATATTTACAATAATAAAATCGTGGACAAAATCATACGTTGGTTCGGCTGTTACAGTAGAAATTGAATACAGGTTTAAATCTACTAAGACTAACGAAGTGCTTTATGTTCGCGATGCAACTCTTATCTGTGATACTTCTTCTAATGCTAAAGTTGGAGGATTTGGTCTTATTGGTGCACTTGTAAATGTTGCTGCTGACGCTATAAAGACTGCAACAACAGATTATGTTGAAGTTGCTAAGATGTGTAATAACAACGCTATTACTGATTTACCTGTTGGAAAATATCGTTCAAATTATGGTGCTGACGGTGGCGAAAGTGCAATGCCTAAAAAGATTCACAGAAGTTTGAAAAAATAA
- a CDS encoding CsgG/HfaB family protein → MKITKILGFLCVSALFFSCGTTANTTISKDDKSLNDTNVVQKYNGLKRTVAIARFSNETEYAKGAFYDKDNDPVGKQALDILSAKLAATGKFILLERSDADKIQAELEKSGSSTSGAVADYLIVGSVTEFGRKTTGDVGLFTRSKKQTVEAGVNLRLVEVSSGQIIYSEQGKGSAETSSSTTLGMGGVQGYDATLSDKAISAAIEKLVENIEKTCMDRPWKSYFLSYDKDAVIIGGGAKQNLSAGKVLSVYERGKKVKNPQTGLTIELPGTKVAEVTVLSTGGTTVTDEYSIVKISNGVVDSSKLNNYVIQEK, encoded by the coding sequence ATGAAAATTACAAAGATTTTAGGTTTTCTTTGTGTTTCGGCGCTGTTTTTTAGTTGTGGAACTACTGCAAATACTACAATTTCAAAAGATGATAAATCTTTGAATGATACGAATGTAGTTCAAAAATATAATGGTTTAAAACGGACTGTTGCAATTGCTCGTTTTTCTAATGAAACCGAATATGCAAAGGGAGCGTTCTACGATAAAGACAACGATCCTGTAGGCAAGCAAGCTTTAGATATTTTGTCTGCAAAATTGGCTGCTACTGGAAAATTTATTCTTTTGGAGCGTTCGGATGCGGATAAAATTCAAGCGGAATTGGAAAAATCTGGTTCTTCTACTTCTGGGGCAGTTGCGGATTACCTTATAGTTGGTTCGGTAACGGAATTTGGTCGTAAAACTACTGGCGATGTTGGGCTTTTTACTCGCTCAAAAAAACAGACTGTAGAAGCTGGAGTAAACTTGCGTCTTGTTGAAGTTTCTTCTGGACAGATAATATATTCGGAACAAGGAAAAGGCTCTGCAGAAACTTCTTCTTCAACAACTTTGGGCATGGGAGGCGTTCAAGGATATGATGCTACTTTGTCCGATAAGGCTATTTCTGCTGCTATTGAAAAACTAGTTGAGAATATTGAAAAGACATGTATGGACAGACCTTGGAAGTCTTATTTCCTTTCTTATGATAAGGATGCTGTAATTATTGGCGGAGGAGCAAAACAGAATTTATCTGCTGGAAAAGTTCTTTCTGTCTATGAACGAGGAAAAAAAGTAAAAAATCCGCAAACTGGATTGACCATTGAATTGCCAGGAACAAAAGTTGCAGAAGTTACTGTTCTTTCTACAGGGGGAACTACTGTTACGGATGAATATTCAATAGTAAAAATTTCTAATGGAGTTGTGGATTCTAGCAAATTGAATAATTACGTTATTCAGGAAAAATAA
- the adhE gene encoding bifunctional acetaldehyde-CoA/alcohol dehydrogenase — protein MAEKLSEPQKEINSLVEKALVALNEFSDFNQEKIDYIVAKASVAALDKHGYLAKLAVDETKRGVFEDKATKNLFACEYVVNNMRHLKTVGIVEDDDVTGIIKIAEPVGVVAGLTPVTNPTSTAIFKSLICLKTRNPIIFSFHPSAIKCSIEAAKIVYEAAIAAGAPKNCIQWIEEPSMEKTSLLMNHNDVATILATGGNAMVKAAYSCGKPALGVGAGNVPAYIEKTCNLRQAVNDIVMSKSFDNGMVCASEQTAIIDKEIYTSAVNLFKEYRAYLATEEQKKKLEKYMFGVTTDPTVAKLNPDIVGMKAEVLAKNAGFSIPEGTTAILVECKDVCEEECLTREKLSPVLALVKAKDTEDGLKKAEKSVRFNGLGHSAAIHTQDKKLAERFGDLVPAIRIIWNSPSTFGGIGNIYNSFIPSLTLGCGSYGKNSTDDNVSAVNLLNIKKLGRRRNNMQWFKIPAKIYFERDSIEYLHQMHDMHKTIIVTDRSMVELGYVDKITDQLKLRREPVQYQLFCDVESDPSIQTVRKGVELMRSFQPDTIIALGGGSAMDCAKGIWLFYENPEVDFNDLKQKFMDIRKRAFRYPSLGKKASLVCIPTTSGTGSEVTPFAVISDRVEQKKYPLTDYSLTPTVAIIDPAFVMSLPQKIVADTGMDVLTHATEAYVSTLANDFTDGLCIQAIKMVFAYLERSYKNGASDPEAKEKMHNASCLAGMAFANSFLGMNHSMAHKIGAEFHVPHGRTNAILLPFTIRYNGTQPTKLSTWPKYNYYQAAERYAELARLLNLPAKTTEEGVESYAKACGELGKKVGIQMNFKSQGIEEKAWMDSLDKLAFLAYEDQCSPANPRVPVVEDIKNIMKEAYSTTEFLEK, from the coding sequence ATGGCAGAAAAATTGAGCGAACCACAAAAAGAAATCAATTCGCTTGTAGAAAAAGCGTTGGTTGCTTTAAATGAATTTTCTGATTTTAATCAGGAGAAAATCGATTACATCGTAGCAAAAGCAAGTGTTGCAGCCTTAGACAAACACGGCTATCTTGCAAAATTGGCAGTAGACGAAACAAAGCGTGGAGTATTTGAAGACAAGGCAACAAAAAATCTTTTTGCCTGTGAATATGTAGTCAACAATATGCGCCACCTAAAAACCGTTGGAATTGTAGAAGACGATGATGTTACAGGCATAATAAAAATTGCAGAACCTGTAGGAGTTGTTGCAGGCTTAACACCAGTTACAAATCCGACATCAACGGCAATATTTAAATCTTTAATCTGCTTAAAGACTCGAAATCCAATAATATTTTCGTTCCATCCAAGCGCAATCAAATGTTCAATCGAAGCAGCAAAAATCGTTTACGAAGCAGCGATTGCAGCAGGCGCACCAAAAAACTGCATTCAGTGGATAGAAGAACCATCAATGGAAAAAACTTCGCTTTTGATGAACCATAACGACGTTGCAACAATTTTGGCTACTGGTGGAAACGCAATGGTCAAAGCCGCATATTCCTGCGGAAAGCCAGCCTTGGGAGTTGGAGCAGGCAACGTTCCAGCGTATATCGAAAAAACTTGCAATTTAAGACAAGCCGTAAACGATATAGTAATGTCAAAATCTTTTGACAACGGAATGGTTTGCGCTTCTGAACAGACTGCAATAATCGATAAAGAAATTTACACGAGTGCAGTGAATCTCTTTAAAGAATACAGAGCCTATCTGGCAACCGAAGAACAAAAGAAAAAACTCGAAAAATATATGTTTGGAGTAACAACAGATCCAACAGTTGCAAAGTTAAACCCAGACATAGTCGGAATGAAAGCCGAAGTTTTGGCAAAAAATGCAGGGTTTTCAATCCCAGAAGGAACCACTGCAATCCTCGTAGAATGCAAGGATGTTTGCGAAGAAGAATGTTTAACGAGAGAAAAGCTTAGCCCTGTTCTTGCACTTGTAAAAGCAAAAGACACAGAAGACGGACTAAAAAAAGCAGAAAAATCAGTTAGGTTCAACGGATTAGGACACTCGGCTGCGATTCACACTCAGGATAAAAAACTTGCAGAACGATTTGGCGATCTCGTGCCAGCAATCAGAATAATTTGGAACAGCCCTTCAACTTTTGGCGGAATAGGAAACATCTACAATTCATTTATTCCTTCATTAACTTTAGGCTGCGGTTCTTATGGAAAAAACTCCACAGACGACAATGTCAGTGCTGTAAATCTCTTAAACATAAAAAAATTGGGGCGAAGAAGAAACAATATGCAATGGTTTAAAATTCCTGCAAAAATTTATTTTGAACGCGATTCAATCGAATACTTACATCAAATGCACGACATGCACAAAACAATAATCGTAACTGATCGCTCAATGGTAGAACTCGGCTATGTAGACAAGATAACAGACCAGTTAAAATTGCGCCGTGAACCTGTTCAATATCAGCTGTTTTGCGATGTAGAAAGCGACCCTTCAATTCAAACTGTACGCAAAGGCGTAGAATTGATGAGAAGTTTTCAACCAGATACGATAATCGCTTTGGGTGGTGGTTCAGCAATGGACTGTGCAAAGGGAATTTGGCTGTTCTACGAAAATCCAGAAGTAGATTTTAACGACTTAAAGCAAAAGTTTATGGATATAAGAAAACGCGCATTCCGCTATCCATCTTTAGGAAAAAAAGCAAGTTTAGTCTGCATTCCAACAACATCTGGAACAGGTTCAGAAGTTACACCATTTGCAGTAATTTCCGATAGAGTAGAACAAAAAAAGTATCCATTAACCGACTATTCTCTTACACCAACAGTTGCAATAATCGACCCGGCATTTGTAATGAGTCTGCCACAAAAAATAGTTGCCGACACAGGAATGGACGTTTTAACGCATGCGACAGAAGCCTATGTTTCAACACTTGCAAACGATTTTACAGACGGACTTTGTATACAAGCGATAAAAATGGTATTTGCTTATCTTGAACGCTCATACAAAAACGGTGCAAGCGACCCAGAAGCCAAAGAAAAAATGCACAACGCATCTTGCTTGGCAGGAATGGCATTTGCAAACTCATTCTTGGGAATGAATCACTCGATGGCACATAAAATCGGTGCAGAATTCCATGTTCCACACGGAAGAACAAACGCAATACTTTTGCCGTTCACAATCCGCTACAACGGAACACAACCAACAAAACTTTCAACATGGCCAAAGTACAATTACTATCAGGCAGCAGAAAGATACGCAGAATTGGCACGACTTTTAAATCTTCCAGCAAAAACCACAGAAGAAGGCGTAGAATCTTACGCAAAAGCCTGCGGTGAACTCGGAAAGAAAGTTGGAATTCAGATGAATTTCAAAAGTCAAGGTATAGAAGAAAAAGCATGGATGGATTCATTGGACAAACTCGCATTCTTAGCATACGAAGACCAGTGTTCCCCAGCAAATCCTAGAGTTCCAGTTGTGGAAGACATTAAAAACATAATGAAAGAAGCCTATTCAACAACAGAATTCCTAGAAAAATAA
- a CDS encoding NAD(P)(+) transhydrogenase (Re/Si-specific) subunit beta: MSDILIKILYMISCIFFIRGIKLLGKTATAKKGNLYSSVGMLIAVVTVLAENKVLGSWNSQPLLNGYLWIAVAVLVGTIIGAIWAKRVQMTQMPELVALLNGFGGLSSFLVAITQYIAEQKGDYFTSVSLGLTIAIGAVAFTGSLVAWGKLSGKLFKKNIAIPAKNAINALLCIVGLVSIFAYSFFTSSNSLGLENIEFLGIVISSAAFLILGFTMVIPIGGGDMPVIISFLNALSGLAAAFAGFAINNTVLVVSGCLVGASGLILTLIMCKAMNRTFTSLLFKSFGATKKKNAGPAKEPKALSVEDAYMILEAAKNVVIVPGYGMAVAQAQHAVKELCDKLEANGAEVNFAIHPVAGRMPGHMNVLLAEANVPYEQLKTSDELNPQMKNVDVAIIIGANDVVNPDAINDESSPLYGMPIVNAFEARTVFVLKRGKGTGFSGVENPLFTNDNTVMIYGDAKQTITQMVAEFEN, encoded by the coding sequence ATGAGTGATATTTTAATCAAAATTCTTTACATGATTTCGTGTATCTTTTTTATACGCGGAATAAAACTTTTGGGTAAAACAGCAACAGCAAAAAAAGGAAATCTATATTCGTCTGTTGGTATGCTCATAGCAGTTGTAACCGTCCTTGCAGAAAATAAAGTTTTAGGTTCTTGGAATTCACAGCCTCTTTTAAATGGCTACCTTTGGATTGCAGTAGCAGTTTTAGTGGGAACTATAATCGGTGCAATCTGGGCAAAGCGAGTGCAAATGACGCAGATGCCAGAACTCGTAGCACTTTTAAACGGTTTTGGTGGTCTTTCTTCATTTCTGGTTGCAATAACCCAATACATCGCAGAACAAAAAGGTGATTATTTCACTTCAGTTTCGTTGGGACTCACAATAGCAATCGGTGCGGTGGCCTTTACTGGCTCTTTAGTTGCATGGGGAAAACTAAGCGGAAAACTCTTTAAGAAAAACATAGCGATTCCTGCAAAAAATGCTATAAACGCTTTGTTGTGCATCGTTGGACTGGTTTCGATATTCGCTTATTCATTTTTTACAAGTTCAAATTCGCTTGGTTTAGAAAACATAGAATTTTTGGGAATCGTCATTTCATCGGCAGCATTTTTAATACTTGGTTTTACGATGGTAATACCAATCGGTGGTGGCGATATGCCTGTAATAATTTCGTTCTTGAATGCACTTTCTGGTCTTGCGGCAGCCTTTGCAGGATTTGCAATCAACAATACGGTATTGGTAGTTTCTGGCTGCTTAGTAGGAGCGTCGGGTCTCATTTTAACCTTGATAATGTGCAAAGCGATGAACCGAACATTTACAAGTCTGTTGTTCAAAAGTTTTGGTGCAACTAAGAAGAAAAACGCAGGTCCTGCAAAAGAACCAAAAGCACTTTCTGTAGAAGACGCTTATATGATTTTGGAAGCAGCAAAAAATGTTGTAATTGTTCCAGGATATGGAATGGCCGTTGCGCAAGCGCAGCACGCGGTAAAAGAATTGTGCGATAAACTCGAAGCAAATGGAGCAGAAGTCAATTTTGCAATTCATCCTGTTGCAGGTCGTATGCCGGGACACATGAACGTACTACTTGCAGAAGCAAACGTTCCTTATGAGCAATTAAAAACAAGCGATGAATTAAATCCTCAGATGAAAAACGTAGATGTTGCAATCATAATTGGAGCAAACGACGTAGTAAATCCAGACGCAATAAACGATGAATCAAGCCCTCTTTATGGAATGCCTATCGTAAATGCTTTTGAAGCGCGCACGGTCTTTGTTTTAAAGCGCGGTAAAGGGACAGGTTTTTCTGGAGTAGAAAATCCGCTCTTTACAAACGACAACACCGTTATGATTTATGGCGACGCAAAACAGACAATAACGCAGATGGTTGCGGAATTTGAAAATTAA
- a CDS encoding NAD(P) transhydrogenase subunit alpha has translation MDIMLIFVFVIAAFLGLELIAKVPSQLHTPLMSGTNAISGITVVGAISITAVAVKTGGKLGAILGFLAIVFATINVIGGYMVTDRMLGMFKKKDDSKAGK, from the coding sequence ATGGATATAATGCTTATTTTTGTTTTTGTAATTGCAGCGTTTTTAGGTCTTGAACTCATAGCAAAAGTTCCAAGTCAGCTGCACACACCATTGATGTCTGGAACAAACGCAATCTCTGGAATCACTGTTGTAGGTGCAATCAGCATAACAGCAGTCGCAGTAAAAACAGGCGGAAAGCTTGGTGCAATTCTTGGATTTTTGGCGATAGTTTTTGCAACTATAAACGTTATCGGCGGATATATGGTAACGGACAGAATGCTTGGAATGTTCAAAAAGAAAGACGACTCAAAGGCAGGTAAATAA
- a CDS encoding helix-hairpin-helix domain-containing protein, whose amino-acid sequence MEFTQESIDALVVNEVEIMKRIAEELNIRVSQVSAVISLINEDCTVAFISRYRKEKTENLNEVEVAECDHKFKSYKNLEERRLEIVRGIFGQNKLTESLYNAVMGAKTLTELEDLWAPFKKKKKTRGMVAIEKGLEPLADFIEGQNDEKAVEDEAAKFIKTDNEDSALNVESAMDAISGAKDIIAERTAQNTDNRSAVHDLYMATGTIETKGIVPEGKDAETAEKTSVYKMYWDYSEPLNQVKPHRILAINRAEREGALSVSLNVSVDDAILLLQKKVKISNKYHSEAIEDGLVRLLSPAVLREIRSDETDGADNHGIELFSENLKNLLMTQPIKGSRVLGVDPGYRNGTKCAALDETGKYLGFFKIYQEQNPQDAYDQINNAIDKYDIQVIALGNGTGSQEVQAIVSKVLSENYSDSDVQYTVVDESGASVYSASPVATEEFPDLDVMVRGAISMGRRLQDPLAELVKIDPKSIGVGLYQHDVNQKKLAEQLDEVVGSVVNKVGVNLNTASYMLLKYVSGINLSTAKKIVAYRDANGKITSREDLKKVPGLGPKAFEQCAGFLKIAESSDPLDNTWVHPENYEVAREVLSFVKEGKTVPVDVKKSLCEKYSIGDTTLNDIIDELGKPNRDPRDDYPAPIMQKGVVKFEDLTVGMKVTGKIKNVVDFGAFVDIGLHETALIHISELSDNYVSDPMDIVKVGDVKEFTIIDLDKDRMRISLSLKSDANNRLGQSNEGKKPNSNAAGDGRKKVVVVRKGTENRKEHSFAGRNGEKPRRDNSRSSYGGSSDGDTYNPFAAFFKNQK is encoded by the coding sequence ATGGAATTTACTCAGGAATCTATCGACGCACTCGTTGTTAACGAAGTGGAAATTATGAAAAGAATTGCGGAAGAATTGAATATCCGCGTGAGTCAGGTGAGCGCTGTAATCAGTTTGATTAACGAAGATTGTACGGTTGCTTTTATTAGCCGTTATCGCAAGGAAAAAACCGAAAATCTTAACGAAGTTGAAGTTGCCGAATGCGACCACAAATTTAAATCTTATAAAAATCTTGAAGAGCGCAGATTGGAAATTGTGCGCGGAATTTTTGGTCAAAATAAATTGACCGAAAGCCTTTATAACGCTGTTATGGGAGCTAAAACTCTTACCGAACTGGAAGATTTGTGGGCTCCGTTCAAGAAAAAAAAGAAAACTCGCGGTATGGTTGCAATTGAAAAAGGGCTTGAACCTTTGGCGGACTTTATTGAAGGGCAAAATGATGAAAAAGCGGTTGAGGATGAAGCTGCAAAGTTCATTAAAACCGACAACGAAGATTCTGCTCTAAATGTTGAGTCTGCTATGGATGCGATTTCTGGCGCTAAAGATATTATTGCAGAAAGAACTGCTCAAAATACGGACAACCGCTCGGCTGTCCACGATTTGTATATGGCTACTGGTACTATTGAAACTAAAGGAATTGTTCCTGAAGGTAAGGATGCCGAAACTGCGGAAAAAACTTCTGTTTACAAAATGTATTGGGATTATTCAGAGCCGCTGAATCAGGTTAAGCCACACCGTATTCTTGCAATAAATCGTGCAGAGCGTGAAGGTGCTTTGAGTGTAAGTTTAAATGTTAGCGTTGATGATGCAATTCTGTTGTTGCAAAAAAAGGTTAAAATTTCAAACAAGTATCATTCAGAAGCGATTGAAGATGGACTTGTTCGTCTGCTTTCGCCTGCTGTTCTTAGAGAAATTAGAAGCGATGAAACTGACGGTGCAGACAATCACGGGATTGAACTTTTCTCTGAAAATTTAAAAAATCTTCTTATGACGCAGCCTATAAAAGGAAGCCGTGTTCTTGGTGTTGACCCTGGTTACAGAAACGGAACAAAATGCGCTGCTTTGGACGAAACTGGAAAATATCTTGGATTTTTTAAAATTTATCAGGAGCAAAATCCTCAAGATGCTTACGACCAGATAAATAATGCTATAGACAAATACGATATTCAAGTTATAGCTTTGGGGAACGGCACTGGCTCGCAAGAAGTACAGGCGATTGTTTCTAAAGTTCTTTCTGAAAATTATTCCGACTCTGATGTTCAATACACTGTTGTTGACGAAAGTGGGGCTTCTGTTTATTCAGCAAGTCCTGTTGCTACGGAAGAGTTCCCAGATTTGGATGTTATGGTTCGTGGTGCAATTTCTATGGGAAGGCGTTTGCAAGACCCTTTGGCAGAACTGGTAAAAATCGATCCTAAATCGATAGGTGTTGGCTTGTATCAGCACGATGTAAATCAGAAAAAACTTGCAGAGCAGTTAGACGAAGTTGTTGGTTCGGTTGTTAACAAAGTTGGCGTAAATTTAAATACAGCTTCTTATATGCTTTTAAAATATGTTTCTGGAATAAATCTTTCTACGGCAAAAAAGATTGTCGCCTATCGCGATGCAAACGGAAAAATTACAAGCCGTGAAGATCTTAAAAAAGTTCCGGGGCTTGGTCCTAAAGCGTTTGAGCAGTGCGCTGGATTTTTAAAGATTGCAGAAAGTTCCGATCCGCTCGACAACACTTGGGTTCATCCAGAAAATTACGAAGTTGCAAGGGAAGTTCTCTCTTTTGTAAAAGAAGGAAAAACCGTTCCTGTGGATGTAAAAAAATCGCTTTGCGAAAAATATTCGATTGGAGATACGACCTTAAACGATATAATCGACGAACTTGGAAAACCTAACCGCGACCCTCGCGACGATTATCCAGCACCAATTATGCAAAAAGGCGTTGTAAAGTTTGAAGATTTAACTGTTGGAATGAAAGTTACAGGAAAAATCAAAAACGTTGTTGATTTTGGCGCTTTTGTTGATATTGGTCTCCATGAAACCGCGCTTATTCATATCTCTGAACTTAGCGACAATTATGTAAGCGACCCAATGGACATTGTAAAAGTTGGCGATGTAAAGGAATTTACAATAATCGATTTAGACAAAGACAGAATGAGAATTTCACTTTCTCTAAAAAGCGATGCGAATAATCGTTTGGGACAATCGAACGAAGGCAAAAAGCCAAATTCAAATGCAGCAGGCGACGGCAGAAAAAAAGTTGTTGTTGTAAGAAAAGGCACGGAAAATCGCAAAGAACATTCCTTTGCGGGGCGCAATGGTGAAAAACCTAGACGAGATAATTCGCGCTCTTCTTATGGTGGAAGTTCAGACGGCGACACTTATAACCCATTTGCAGCGTTCTTTAAAAATCAAAAGTAA
- a CDS encoding NAD(P) transhydrogenase subunit alpha, with product MKKVLICKEKDEKETRVALIPDDVKKLVPLGFEIKIVSGAGKKSGFSDDAYKNAGAAIVTNEEAAYEDSDIIVRIMKPESLNGIKKDTLHLSYMDPFNNKELLHDFAEKGIQAVSLEMIPRTTLAQKMDVQSSQTSLAGYVAVLNAAAHLPKALPMMVTPAGTINPARIFIIGVGVAGLQAIATAKRLGARVDAFDTRPVVEEQVKSLGANFVKIDLGQMGQTEQGYAKELTPEQIAMQKEAQAKVCEKANIVITTAKVFGRKAPLLIEKNVIERMMSGSIIVDMACSTGGNVEGSKLFENVVTPNGVTIMSGDLLERQVPYDASKMFSGNITAFLTHFYNKEEKELKVNIEDEIMKGCLLTKDGAIIHPRFKEN from the coding sequence ATGAAAAAAGTCTTGATTTGCAAAGAAAAGGACGAAAAAGAAACTCGTGTCGCCCTTATTCCCGATGACGTAAAAAAACTTGTGCCGCTAGGTTTTGAAATAAAAATCGTATCTGGAGCTGGAAAAAAAAGTGGTTTTTCAGACGATGCATATAAAAATGCAGGAGCAGCAATCGTAACAAACGAAGAAGCCGCATACGAAGATTCAGATATCATCGTGCGCATAATGAAGCCCGAAAGTCTTAACGGCATAAAAAAAGACACTCTTCATTTGAGTTATATGGACCCTTTTAATAACAAAGAACTATTGCACGATTTTGCAGAAAAAGGAATTCAAGCAGTAAGTTTGGAGATGATTCCTAGAACAACGCTCGCACAAAAAATGGACGTTCAGTCTTCTCAAACTTCACTCGCAGGTTATGTTGCAGTATTAAATGCAGCTGCTCACCTTCCTAAAGCGCTTCCAATGATGGTAACTCCAGCAGGAACGATAAATCCTGCAAGAATTTTCATAATTGGTGTTGGCGTTGCAGGCTTACAGGCAATCGCGACCGCAAAACGACTCGGTGCAAGAGTAGACGCTTTTGACACTCGTCCAGTTGTAGAAGAACAAGTAAAATCTTTAGGTGCAAATTTCGTAAAGATTGATTTGGGTCAAATGGGTCAAACCGAACAAGGTTACGCAAAAGAACTGACTCCAGAACAAATTGCAATGCAAAAAGAAGCACAGGCAAAAGTTTGCGAAAAAGCAAACATCGTAATAACAACTGCAAAAGTTTTTGGAAGAAAAGCACCTCTCTTAATCGAAAAAAATGTAATAGAACGCATGATGAGTGGTTCAATAATTGTCGATATGGCTTGCTCAACTGGTGGAAACGTAGAAGGGTCTAAACTTTTTGAAAATGTTGTTACACCAAACGGAGTTACCATAATGTCTGGCGATTTGCTCGAAAGACAAGTTCCTTACGACGCTTCCAAAATGTTCTCCGGAAACATAACAGCGTTCCTCACTCATTTTTACAACAAAGAAGAAAAGGAATTAAAAGTAAACATCGAAGATGAAATAATGAAAGGTTGTCTTTTAACAAAAGACGGTGCAATCATTCATCCTAGATTTAAAGAAAATTAA
- a CDS encoding N-acetyltransferase, protein MNIVPAKHFDLPQIMNIERASFIPQIQENEKTFEKRLKIFPNGFLLLQDASEQTIKEKKTAQNAGYFCSEIWQTIPTNNDFFTLGHDPAKLHSDNGIVLYVSSFALFPEYRGKNLATQFFKDCLCTICKTFPKIKTVLLLVNSEWTGAKKIYKNLGFTKLRILKDFFPSLHADFSDGILMSAPADFFRTQEIESEFEQK, encoded by the coding sequence ATGAATATTGTTCCCGCAAAACATTTTGACCTTCCTCAAATTATGAACATAGAACGAGCGTCCTTTATTCCTCAAATTCAAGAAAACGAAAAAACTTTTGAAAAACGCCTAAAGATTTTTCCAAATGGTTTTTTATTGCTGCAAGATGCAAGCGAACAAACCATAAAAGAAAAAAAAACCGCTCAAAATGCAGGTTATTTTTGTAGCGAAATTTGGCAGACAATTCCAACGAACAACGATTTTTTTACACTAGGACACGACCCTGCAAAACTCCACTCAGATAATGGAATAGTTTTATATGTTTCTTCGTTTGCACTCTTTCCCGAATACCGTGGAAAAAATCTGGCAACACAGTTTTTTAAGGACTGTCTATGCACAATCTGCAAAACCTTTCCAAAAATAAAAACGGTCTTGTTACTAGTAAATTCAGAATGGACTGGAGCAAAAAAAATCTATAAAAATTTGGGATTTACCAAGTTAAGAATTTTAAAAGATTTTTTCCCAAGTCTGCATGCAGATTTTTCCGATGGAATTTTGATGAGTGCGCCAGCAGATTTTTTCCGCACACAAGAAATCGAATCTGAATTTGAACAAAAATAA
- a CDS encoding DUF4810 domain-containing protein, whose amino-acid sequence MKKKLGKMAFAFLLGTALVLFASCGTTKLYSWYDYQEDYYHFVKNNDKKSLETLIKTYDKLIKKQNETRGVVPPGIYADYGFVLIQSGKTTEGKAMLAKEIELYPESEVFVGAILKRAK is encoded by the coding sequence ATGAAAAAAAAATTGGGGAAGATGGCTTTTGCTTTTCTTTTAGGTACAGCGCTCGTACTTTTTGCATCTTGCGGTACGACAAAGCTCTATTCTTGGTATGATTATCAGGAAGATTACTATCATTTTGTAAAAAATAATGATAAAAAATCGCTTGAAACTCTTATTAAGACTTATGACAAATTAATTAAAAAGCAAAATGAAACTAGAGGTGTTGTTCCTCCTGGAATTTATGCTGACTATGGGTTTGTCTTAATTCAATCTGGAAAAACCACAGAAGGTAAAGCGATGCTTGCCAAGGAAATTGAACTTTATCCTGAATCAGAAGTTTTTGTTGGTGCTATTTTAAAGAGGGCTAAATAA